The following coding sequences are from one Rathayibacter sp. VKM Ac-2760 window:
- a CDS encoding GlsB/YeaQ/YmgE family stress response membrane protein: MLGLIISLIVVGLIAGALARLIVPGRQNISILMTIVLGIVGSFVGGFLGFLIFQHDPMEGFLQPAGIIGSIIGAVIVLFLYTRFGGRARSRA; the protein is encoded by the coding sequence GTGCTCGGACTCATCATCAGCCTCATCGTCGTCGGCCTCATCGCCGGCGCTCTCGCCCGCCTCATCGTCCCCGGACGGCAGAACATCAGCATCCTGATGACCATCGTGCTGGGGATCGTCGGATCCTTCGTCGGCGGCTTCCTCGGCTTCCTGATCTTCCAGCACGACCCGATGGAGGGCTTCCTCCAGCCCGCCGGCATCATCGGCTCGATCATCGGCGCCGTCATCGTGCTGTTCCTCTACACCCGCTTCGGCGGACGCGCCCGCAGCCGCGCCTGA
- a CDS encoding DUF1992 domain-containing protein → MSEARDRAARYAAERATGGRPETGDESRGSLPENAEDRAAFIETSIQQAIRRGEFDGLPGAGKPLEGLGGHHDPDWWIRRKIERENLTGIGPAAFLLRAEDRQLDAQLDRLMRESEVRAVLADFNKRIVEARRQLLGGPPVVTPLRDVDAEVAAWNERRNARFAAPEAPEPERRGRWWHRR, encoded by the coding sequence ATGTCCGAAGCCAGGGATCGCGCCGCCCGGTACGCCGCGGAGCGCGCGACCGGCGGCCGCCCGGAGACCGGCGACGAGAGCCGCGGCTCGCTGCCCGAGAACGCCGAGGACCGCGCCGCCTTCATCGAGACGTCGATCCAGCAGGCGATCCGCCGCGGCGAGTTCGACGGCCTGCCGGGTGCGGGCAAGCCGCTGGAGGGGCTCGGCGGGCACCACGACCCGGACTGGTGGATCCGCCGCAAGATCGAGCGCGAGAACCTCACCGGCATCGGTCCGGCCGCGTTCCTGCTCCGCGCCGAGGACCGGCAGCTGGACGCGCAGCTCGACCGGCTGATGCGCGAGTCCGAGGTGCGGGCGGTGCTCGCCGACTTCAACAAGCGGATCGTCGAGGCGCGCCGCCAGCTGCTGGGCGGCCCGCCGGTGGTCACGCCGCTCCGCGACGTCGACGCGGAGGTCGCCGCCTGGAACGAGCGCCGGAACGCCCGGTTCGCGGCGCCCGAGGCGCCGGAGCCGGAGCGCCGCGGCCGCTGGTGGCACCGGCGCTGA
- a CDS encoding response regulator transcription factor: MPPPPTAPLTVALVDDYDVVLKGLAHMFDHYRDRVVVAEIDANAALSDRIDIVLYDSFAQPESDLQELADLVRNPRAEHVVVYTWNFHPDLVADALEQGVRGYLSKTLPARELVAALEAVRSGELVVSEPPRRAGTAPGLDWPGRHEGITDRESEILALITQGKSNADVAALTYLSPNTVKSYIRSVYGKIGAASRTQAVLWGVEHGFTPDHHRIDHWLGGP; encoded by the coding sequence ATGCCCCCGCCTCCGACCGCGCCCCTGACCGTCGCCCTGGTCGACGACTACGACGTGGTGCTCAAGGGCCTCGCGCACATGTTCGACCACTACCGCGACCGCGTCGTCGTCGCCGAGATCGACGCGAACGCCGCGCTCTCCGACCGCATCGACATCGTCCTCTACGACTCGTTCGCCCAGCCGGAGTCGGACCTGCAGGAGCTCGCCGACCTCGTCCGCAACCCGCGCGCGGAGCACGTCGTCGTCTACACCTGGAACTTCCACCCCGACCTCGTCGCCGACGCGCTCGAGCAGGGCGTGCGCGGCTACCTCTCGAAGACCCTCCCGGCGCGCGAGCTGGTCGCCGCCCTCGAGGCCGTCCGCTCCGGCGAGCTCGTCGTCAGCGAGCCGCCCCGCCGCGCGGGCACCGCCCCGGGCCTCGACTGGCCGGGCCGCCACGAGGGCATCACCGACCGCGAGTCCGAGATCCTCGCGCTGATCACCCAGGGCAAGAGCAACGCCGACGTCGCCGCCCTCACCTACCTCAGCCCGAACACGGTCAAGTCGTACATCCGCAGCGTCTACGGCAAGATCGGCGCCGCCAGCCGCACCCAGGCCGTGCTCTGGGGCGTCGAGCACGGCTTCACCCCGGACCACCACCGCATCGACCACTGGCTCGGCGGGCCGTGA
- a CDS encoding MarR family transcriptional regulator: MDRVNAGQLAVFEDVARHPGASIREVTDRTGLAQSLVSRIVGAAAAAGALTVTTDDRDRRRVRIELSSTASAAILQRADEPLDSALEQNTPHLTDQERAALHRHLAAAAELLSRGARVN, from the coding sequence GTGGACCGTGTCAATGCCGGTCAGCTCGCCGTCTTCGAAGACGTCGCGCGGCATCCGGGAGCATCGATCCGCGAGGTCACGGACCGGACCGGACTGGCGCAGAGCCTCGTGTCGCGGATCGTCGGAGCCGCCGCTGCCGCAGGGGCACTGACCGTCACGACCGATGATCGGGACCGACGCAGGGTTCGGATCGAGCTCAGCAGTACGGCCAGCGCAGCGATACTCCAACGGGCCGACGAGCCGCTCGACTCAGCACTCGAGCAGAACACACCTCACCTCACCGATCAGGAGCGTGCCGCCCTTCACCGGCACCTGGCTGCCGCCGCCGAACTCCTCTCCCGAGGCGCCCGAGTGAACTGA
- a CDS encoding dihydrofolate reductase family protein: MRDLVYYLAVSLDGFLADPSGDASAFPVTPEILADLFERYPETCPAHLRAALGVTAAPRRFDTVLLGRRSHAPAVDAGLVDGAYPHLRQIVVTHGELPASDRVETISGDVRARVAALKREPGRDLWLCGGGDLAAQLIDEIDEIQVKISPVLLGAGVPLFGGLAQPVALEAVDLRALPGGVALATYRRRDSDQL, encoded by the coding sequence ATGCGAGACCTCGTCTACTACCTCGCCGTCTCGCTCGACGGCTTCCTCGCCGATCCGTCGGGCGACGCCTCGGCCTTCCCGGTCACGCCGGAGATCCTCGCCGACCTCTTCGAGCGCTACCCCGAGACCTGCCCGGCGCACCTGCGCGCGGCGCTCGGCGTCACCGCGGCGCCCCGCCGGTTCGACACCGTGCTGCTCGGCCGCCGCAGCCACGCGCCCGCGGTCGACGCCGGGCTCGTCGACGGCGCGTATCCGCACCTGCGCCAGATCGTGGTGACGCACGGCGAGCTGCCCGCCTCCGACCGGGTGGAGACGATCTCGGGCGACGTCCGGGCTCGGGTCGCCGCGCTCAAGCGGGAGCCGGGGCGCGACCTCTGGCTCTGCGGCGGGGGCGACCTCGCCGCGCAGCTGATCGACGAGATCGACGAGATCCAGGTGAAGATCTCGCCCGTGCTGCTGGGCGCGGGGGTCCCGCTCTTCGGCGGACTCGCGCAGCCGGTGGCGCTCGAGGCGGTCGACCTGCGCGCGCTGCCGGGCGGGGTCGCGCTGGCGACCTACCGCAGGCGGGACAGCGATCAGCTGTAG